One region of Stegostoma tigrinum isolate sSteTig4 chromosome 19, sSteTig4.hap1, whole genome shotgun sequence genomic DNA includes:
- the LOC125461368 gene encoding transcription factor Sox-18A, giving the protein MSISEADFCVVEDSQPGGSGLETAVSPWAQSQSPASQTRLTSAQPAAKSEGKAEGESRIRRPMNAFMVWAKDERKRLAQQNPDLHNAVLSKMLGQSWKSLPFDEKRPFVEEAERLRVQHLQDHPNYKYRPRRKKQSKKVKRIESNLLAQTHSSGLRNSHGVCGDNFPRGQHEGRHSGQHQLPPLCHYTELHGMASEFDNYGLPTPEMSPLDVLDPVFFPSHIHEDGSVPYRNYQHQHIDYSREKAGALSYSEQISANVAELVRNPQHLYYSQLCPSGQGGVAAHLGQLSPPPEGDVEHLAPTEFWTDVDRSEFDQYLNLARTRLDAPGQTFPVSLSKLNPRGVSCEESSFISALSDASNAVYYSACLSG; this is encoded by the exons ATGAGTATTTCTGAGGCCGATTTCTGCGTTGTAGAGGATTCGCAGCCCGGGGGCTCTGGCTTGGAAACGGCCGTTTCTCCATGGGCTCAGTCCCAGAGCCCTGCCTCTCAAACCCGACTTACATCAGCTCAACCCGCGGCTAAATCAGAAGGCAAGGCAGAGGGGGAATCACGGATTCGGCGCCCCATGAACGCGTTCATGGTCTGGGCGAAAGACGAAAGGAAAAGGCTGGCCCAACAAAACCCTGATCTGCACAATGCAGTGTTAAGTAAAATGCTCG GACAGTCGTGGAAATCCCTTCCCTTTGACGAGAAGCGTCCCTTTGTGGAAGAGGCTGAGAGACTCCGTGTCCAGCACTTGCAAGACCATCCCAACTACAAATACCGACCTCGCCGGAAGAAACAGAGCAAGAAAGTCAAACGAATCGAGAGTAATCTGCTGGCCCAGACCCACAGCTCCGGCCTCAGGAACAGCCACGGAGTTTGTGGTGATAACTTCCCCAGGGGTCAGCATGAAGGGAGACACTCCGGCCAACACCAACTTCCTCCCCTCTGTCACTACACTGAGCTGCACGGTATGGCCTCGGAGTTCGACAACTATGGGCTGCCCACTCCGGAGATGTCCCCCTTGGACGTGTTGGATCCAGTGTTCTTTCCATCGCACATACACGAAGACGGCAGCGTCCCTTACAGGAACTACCAGCATCAGCACATAGACTACAGCCGCGAGAAAGCAGGCGCCCTGTCCTACTCCGAGCAAATCTCTGCCAATGTGGCCGAACTGGTTCGGAACCCACAGCATCTGTACTACAGCCAGCTGTGCCCCTCAGGCCAGGGCGGGGTGGCTGCTCACCTGGGCCAACTCTCGCCTCCTCCTGAAGGCGACGTGGAACACTTGGCTCCAACTGAGTTTTGGACAGATGTTGATCGGAGCGAGTTCGACCAATATTTAAATCTAGCAAGGACTCGTCTGGATGCCCCTGGGCAAACCTTTCCAGTCTCTCTGTCGAAACTGAACCCGAGAGGTGTGTCTTGCGAGGAGAGCAGTTTCATTTCAGCACTGTCGGATGCCAGCAATGCGGTCTATTACAGTGCCTGCCTCTCTGGCTAA